The following are encoded together in the Mycolicibacterium arabiense genome:
- a CDS encoding MMPL/RND family transporter translates to MTTGITDPIPSSTHPHRSGLAKWIRRLAVPIIIGWVLLVAALNLTVPQLEVVGQMQSVSMSPADAPSVIAMKRVGTVFEEFKSDSSAMIVLEGDMPLGDEAHRFYNDMVARLEADDQHVEHVQDFWGDPLTEAGAQSDDLKAAYVQVYLAGNQGEALANESVEAIQGIVEGLTPPPGVTVHVTGGSALAADQQIAGDRSVRIIELATFGVIISMLLLVYRSLRTVFLTLVLVVLGLAASRGVVAFLGYHDLIGLSTFATQLLVTLAIAATTDYAIFLIGRYQEARTMGEDRESAYYTMFHGTAHVVLGSGMTIAGATFCLSFTRLPYFQSLGIPLAVGMTIAVLVALTLGPALITVTSRFGWLEPKRAMRIRGWRKIGAVIVRWPGPVLIGTVALSLIGLLTLPGYEPNYNDRNYLPTDLPANQGFAAAERHFDPARMNPELLLVESDRDLRNSADFLVIDKIAKAVFRVEGIGSVQAITRPDGKPIEFSTIPAQMGLSGISQDLNRKYSQDRMADMLVQADEMQNTIDTMTKMSSLMGQMNAVTQEMVVKTKQMAVDVAEIRDSISNFDDFFRPIRNYFYWEPHCYDIPVCWAMRSIFDLLDGVNTTTEDIQMLVPTLERLATLLPQLEALLPGQIESMRNQRDMMLKMQATQSGVQDQQAAASENQTAMSDAFNDSWNDDTFYLPPEIFDNEDFKRGMESFISPDGRSVRFIISHEGDPLSASGIERIDAIKLAAKEAIKGTPLEGSKVYLGGTASAFKDMRDGNGYDMLIAGISALTLIFIIMLLITRSLVAAAVIVGTVVVSLGASFGLSVLVWQHVLGIPLHFMVMAMAVIVLLAVGADYNLLLVARLKEELHAGINTGIIRAMGGTGSVVTAAGLVFAFTMMAMMVSEMTVVAQVGTTIGLGLLFDTLVIRAFMTPAIAALLGRWFWWPQVVRKRPLSASPISR, encoded by the coding sequence ATGACCACCGGGATCACCGACCCGATTCCGTCGAGCACCCACCCGCACCGCTCCGGCCTGGCGAAGTGGATCCGCAGGCTGGCGGTTCCGATCATCATCGGGTGGGTCCTGCTCGTCGCCGCACTGAACCTGACGGTGCCGCAGCTCGAGGTCGTCGGCCAGATGCAGTCGGTCTCCATGAGCCCCGCCGACGCACCGTCGGTGATCGCGATGAAGCGCGTCGGCACGGTGTTCGAGGAGTTCAAGTCCGACAGCTCCGCGATGATCGTGCTCGAGGGCGACATGCCCCTCGGCGACGAGGCGCACCGCTTCTACAACGACATGGTCGCCCGGCTCGAGGCCGACGACCAGCACGTCGAACACGTGCAGGACTTCTGGGGCGATCCCCTCACCGAAGCCGGGGCGCAGAGCGACGACCTGAAGGCCGCCTACGTCCAGGTGTACCTCGCGGGCAACCAGGGCGAGGCGCTGGCCAACGAATCGGTCGAGGCGATCCAGGGCATCGTCGAGGGGCTCACTCCCCCGCCGGGCGTCACCGTGCACGTGACCGGCGGCTCGGCACTGGCCGCCGACCAGCAGATCGCGGGTGACCGCAGCGTCCGCATCATCGAGCTGGCGACTTTTGGCGTCATCATCTCGATGCTGCTGCTGGTGTACCGGTCGCTGCGGACGGTGTTCCTGACGTTGGTGCTGGTGGTGCTGGGCCTTGCGGCATCGCGTGGCGTCGTGGCCTTCCTCGGCTATCACGACCTCATCGGGCTCTCGACGTTCGCCACCCAGCTGTTGGTGACGCTCGCGATCGCCGCGACCACGGACTACGCGATCTTCCTGATCGGCCGGTATCAGGAAGCCCGCACGATGGGCGAGGACCGGGAGTCCGCGTACTACACCATGTTTCATGGCACGGCCCACGTGGTGCTCGGCTCGGGCATGACGATCGCCGGCGCGACGTTCTGCCTGTCGTTCACCCGCCTGCCGTACTTCCAGTCCTTGGGCATCCCGCTGGCTGTCGGCATGACGATCGCGGTGTTGGTCGCGTTGACGCTGGGGCCCGCACTGATCACGGTCACCAGCCGGTTCGGGTGGTTGGAACCCAAGCGCGCCATGCGCATCCGCGGGTGGCGCAAGATCGGGGCGGTCATCGTGCGGTGGCCCGGTCCGGTGCTGATCGGAACGGTGGCCCTGTCCCTGATCGGACTGCTCACCCTGCCCGGGTACGAACCCAACTACAACGACCGCAACTACCTGCCCACCGATCTGCCTGCGAACCAGGGCTTCGCCGCCGCCGAACGGCACTTCGACCCCGCGCGGATGAACCCCGAGTTGCTGTTGGTCGAGAGCGACCGGGACCTGCGCAACTCCGCGGACTTCCTGGTGATCGACAAGATCGCCAAGGCCGTGTTCAGGGTCGAGGGCATCGGGAGCGTCCAGGCCATCACCCGGCCCGACGGCAAGCCGATCGAGTTCAGCACCATCCCCGCGCAGATGGGCCTGTCCGGGATCAGCCAGGACCTCAATCGCAAGTACAGCCAGGACCGGATGGCCGACATGCTGGTTCAGGCCGACGAGATGCAGAACACCATTGACACGATGACCAAGATGTCGTCGCTGATGGGCCAGATGAACGCGGTGACCCAGGAGATGGTCGTCAAGACCAAGCAGATGGCGGTCGACGTCGCCGAGATCCGGGACTCCATCTCCAACTTCGACGACTTCTTCCGCCCCATCCGCAACTACTTCTATTGGGAACCGCACTGCTACGACATCCCGGTCTGCTGGGCGATGCGGTCGATCTTCGACCTCCTCGACGGCGTGAACACCACGACCGAGGACATTCAGATGCTGGTGCCCACGCTCGAGCGGCTCGCCACGCTGCTGCCTCAGCTCGAGGCGCTGCTGCCCGGACAGATCGAGTCGATGCGCAACCAGCGCGACATGATGCTCAAGATGCAGGCCACCCAGAGTGGCGTGCAGGACCAGCAGGCCGCGGCGTCGGAGAACCAGACGGCGATGAGCGACGCGTTCAACGACTCCTGGAACGACGACACCTTCTACCTGCCGCCGGAGATCTTCGACAACGAGGACTTCAAGCGCGGCATGGAGAGCTTCATCTCACCCGACGGCAGGTCGGTGCGGTTCATCATCTCCCACGAGGGTGATCCGTTGTCTGCCAGTGGCATCGAGCGCATCGATGCGATCAAGCTGGCCGCCAAGGAGGCCATCAAGGGCACGCCGCTCGAGGGCTCGAAGGTGTACCTCGGCGGTACCGCGTCGGCGTTCAAGGACATGCGGGACGGCAACGGCTACGACATGCTGATCGCCGGGATCTCGGCGCTGACGCTGATCTTCATCATCATGCTGCTGATCACCCGGAGCCTGGTGGCGGCCGCGGTCATCGTCGGCACCGTCGTGGTGTCGCTTGGCGCGTCGTTCGGGCTGTCGGTGCTGGTGTGGCAGCACGTGCTCGGAATCCCGCTGCACTTCATGGTGATGGCGATGGCGGTCATCGTGCTGCTGGCGGTGGGCGCGGACTACAACCTGCTGTTGGTGGCGCGTCTCAAGGAGGAACTGCACGCCGGGATCAACACCGGGATCATCCGGGCGATGGGCGGAACCGGCTCCGTGGTCACCGCCGCCGGCCTCGTGTTCGCCTTCACCATGATGGCGATGATGGTCAGCGAGATGACCGTGGTGGCGCAGGTCGGTACGACGATCGGGCTCGGTCTGCTGTTCGACACCCTGGTCATCCGGGCGTTCATGACGCCGGCCATCGCGGCCCTGCTGGGTCGGTGGTTCTGGTGGCCGCAGGTGGTGCGCAAGCGTCCGCTGTCGGCGTCCCCGATCAGCCGCTAG
- a CDS encoding Tex family protein, translating into MTSTPPVKTVNARLAAELAVGETQVAAAVRLLDEGSTVPFIARYRKEVTGSLDDGQLRTLEERLGYLRELDARRVAVLASIEEQGKLTDELRAALLTADTKSLVEDIYLPYKPKRRTKAQIAREAGLEPLADRLLADPTLVPNDVAAEFLGDDVAYAAAALDGARQIVIERAAENAELVGAIRAKFWADGTLRTAPSSEEVGKSAAAQKFRDYFDYSEPLDKMPSHRVLAVMRGEKEQVLALTFDGGDDEPYQVLVAQALGVDLSAPGAATPWLATTVRFAWRVKLMVSASVDARIKLRQRAEQDAVAVFARNLKDLLLAAPAGTRTTLGLDPGFRTGVKVAVVDGTGKVVDTCAVFPHQPQKQWDAAKATLAALVARHGVELIAIGNGTASRETDALATELIADIRSAGATAPAKAIVSEAGASVYSASSYAAHELPDLDVTIRGAVSIARRLQDPLAELVKIDPKSIGVGQYQHDVTPGILARSLDAVVEDAVNAVGVDLNTASVPLLARVSGVTDTLAEAIVAHREKAGRFDSRKALLQVPRLGPKAFEQCAGFLRINGGTDPLDASGVHPEAYPVVRRILDRSGVTLAELIGDERSLRSLRPADFADDRFGIPTVTDILAELEKPGRDPRPAFTTATFAAGVEKVSDLKPGMILEGVVTNVAAFGAFVDVGVHQDGLVHVSAMSDRYVSDPHEVVKSGQVVKVKVLEVDVDRQRIGLSLRLNDTPQREQGKRPDRGGQPRRDRPQAAGERRNPKAGNDSRKSAPAASGAMAQALRDAGFGR; encoded by the coding sequence GTGACTTCGACCCCGCCCGTCAAGACCGTAAACGCCCGTCTCGCTGCGGAACTCGCCGTGGGGGAGACCCAGGTGGCAGCCGCGGTCCGGTTGCTCGACGAGGGTTCGACCGTCCCGTTCATCGCGCGCTACCGCAAGGAGGTCACCGGCAGCCTCGACGACGGCCAACTCCGGACCCTGGAGGAGCGCCTCGGCTATCTGCGGGAACTCGATGCCCGCCGGGTGGCGGTGCTGGCGTCGATCGAGGAGCAGGGCAAGCTCACCGACGAGCTGCGGGCGGCGCTGCTGACCGCCGACACCAAGTCGCTGGTGGAGGACATCTACCTGCCGTACAAGCCCAAGCGCAGGACGAAGGCCCAGATCGCCCGGGAGGCAGGTCTCGAGCCGCTGGCCGACCGCCTGCTCGCCGACCCGACGCTCGTCCCGAACGACGTGGCGGCGGAGTTCCTGGGCGACGACGTGGCCTACGCCGCGGCGGCCCTCGACGGAGCGCGCCAGATCGTCATCGAGCGTGCCGCCGAGAACGCCGAACTCGTCGGCGCGATCCGCGCGAAGTTCTGGGCCGACGGCACGTTGCGCACGGCGCCGTCGTCGGAGGAGGTGGGCAAGAGCGCCGCGGCGCAGAAGTTTCGCGACTACTTCGACTACTCCGAGCCGCTGGACAAGATGCCGTCACACCGCGTGCTCGCCGTGATGCGCGGCGAGAAGGAGCAGGTGCTGGCGCTGACCTTCGACGGCGGCGACGACGAGCCCTACCAGGTGCTGGTCGCCCAGGCGCTCGGCGTCGACCTCAGTGCGCCAGGCGCCGCGACGCCGTGGCTGGCCACCACCGTCCGCTTCGCGTGGCGGGTCAAGCTCATGGTCTCGGCCTCGGTCGACGCCCGGATCAAGCTGCGGCAGCGAGCCGAGCAGGACGCGGTGGCGGTCTTCGCCCGCAACCTGAAGGACCTGCTGCTCGCTGCGCCGGCAGGCACCCGCACGACGCTGGGTCTGGACCCCGGCTTCCGGACCGGAGTGAAGGTCGCCGTCGTCGACGGCACCGGCAAGGTGGTCGACACCTGCGCGGTGTTCCCGCACCAGCCGCAGAAGCAGTGGGACGCCGCGAAGGCGACGCTAGCCGCGCTCGTCGCTCGCCACGGCGTCGAGCTGATCGCCATCGGCAACGGCACGGCGTCGCGCGAAACCGACGCGCTGGCAACCGAACTCATCGCCGACATCCGATCGGCCGGCGCCACCGCGCCCGCCAAGGCCATCGTCAGCGAGGCCGGAGCGTCGGTGTACTCCGCATCGTCGTATGCCGCACACGAACTGCCGGACCTCGACGTCACCATCCGCGGGGCGGTGTCGATCGCGCGCCGCCTGCAGGACCCGCTCGCCGAACTCGTCAAGATCGATCCGAAGTCCATCGGCGTGGGTCAGTATCAGCACGACGTGACGCCCGGCATCCTGGCGCGCAGCCTCGACGCGGTCGTCGAGGACGCCGTGAACGCGGTCGGAGTCGACCTGAACACCGCGTCGGTGCCGCTGCTGGCCCGCGTCTCGGGCGTGACGGACACCCTGGCCGAGGCCATCGTCGCGCACCGGGAGAAGGCAGGGCGATTCGACAGCCGCAAGGCGCTGCTGCAGGTTCCCCGGCTGGGACCCAAGGCATTCGAGCAGTGCGCGGGCTTCCTGCGAATCAACGGCGGCACCGACCCCCTCGACGCCTCGGGCGTGCACCCCGAGGCATACCCGGTGGTGCGGCGGATCCTGGACCGCTCGGGCGTGACACTCGCCGAACTGATCGGCGACGAGCGGTCGCTGCGGTCGCTGCGGCCCGCCGACTTCGCCGACGACCGCTTCGGCATCCCGACGGTCACCGACATCCTCGCCGAACTCGAGAAGCCGGGACGCGACCCGCGGCCGGCGTTCACCACGGCCACGTTCGCCGCCGGCGTGGAGAAGGTGTCCGACCTGAAGCCGGGGATGATCCTCGAAGGCGTGGTCACCAACGTCGCGGCCTTCGGCGCGTTCGTCGACGTGGGCGTGCACCAGGACGGCCTCGTCCACGTCTCGGCGATGTCGGATCGCTACGTCTCCGACCCGCACGAGGTGGTGAAGTCGGGTCAGGTGGTCAAGGTCAAGGTCCTCGAGGTGGACGTCGACCGGCAACGCATCGGCCTGAGCCTGCGGCTGAACGACACCCCGCAGCGCGAGCAGGGCAAGCGCCCCGACCGCGGTGGACAGCCCCGCCGCGACCGGCCGCAGGCTGCGGGAGAGCGCCGCAACCCCAAGGCCGGCAACGACTCTCGGAAGAGCGCGCCCGCCGCATCGGGGGCGATGGCCCAGGCGCTGCGCGACGCCGGCTTCGGTCGGTGA
- a CDS encoding SH3-like domain-containing protein: MSTAAERAAQLDLVARLESAYPELPDAPTPDLLDHARLTAYLKPVHDVGGEPDAPMKYENKQYELWEHMTYVICEVLAWRGIWLSEERRRMGNVDVGRAVYLGLPYYGRWLLSVARILVEKHHIGLTELSERMAEVADRYAGGLDGQRPEAQPKFEGDGSAVKRNAHHLHAVGKGDPQVYAGMAGEPRFAVGDAVVVRELPVLFYTRTPEYVRGATGEIAAVAYESPAAEDETWDRPDAKPEWFYVVRFTMADLWHGYTGTAADSLRTEIPERWLRPA, translated from the coding sequence ATGAGTACTGCCGCAGAACGTGCCGCTCAACTCGACCTGGTCGCCCGGCTCGAGTCGGCCTATCCCGAACTGCCGGACGCTCCCACGCCCGATCTGCTCGATCACGCACGGCTCACCGCGTACCTGAAGCCGGTGCACGACGTCGGCGGGGAACCCGACGCTCCCATGAAGTACGAGAACAAGCAGTACGAGCTGTGGGAGCACATGACCTACGTCATCTGCGAGGTGCTGGCGTGGCGGGGCATCTGGCTCTCCGAGGAGCGCCGGCGGATGGGCAACGTCGACGTGGGCCGCGCGGTCTACCTGGGCCTGCCGTACTACGGGCGCTGGCTGCTCTCGGTCGCGCGGATCCTCGTCGAGAAGCATCACATCGGGTTGACCGAGCTGAGCGAACGCATGGCCGAGGTGGCCGACCGCTACGCAGGCGGGCTGGACGGGCAACGCCCCGAGGCCCAGCCGAAGTTCGAAGGCGACGGTTCGGCGGTGAAGCGCAACGCACACCACCTGCACGCCGTCGGCAAGGGCGACCCGCAGGTCTACGCCGGCATGGCCGGTGAACCGCGCTTCGCCGTCGGTGACGCCGTCGTCGTCCGCGAACTGCCGGTGCTGTTCTACACCCGCACCCCGGAGTACGTCCGCGGCGCGACCGGCGAGATCGCGGCGGTCGCCTATGAGAGCCCGGCAGCCGAGGACGAGACGTGGGACCGCCCCGACGCCAAGCCCGAGTGGTTCTACGTCGTGCGCTTCACCATGGCCGACCTGTGGCACGGCTACACGGGCACGGCCGCCGACTCCCTGCGCACCGAGATTCCCGAACGCTGGCTGCGGCCGGCCTGA
- the scnC gene encoding thiocyanate hydrolase subunit gamma: MSHDHDHGDHDHDRTVKPMVDEITDFEVLEIALRELCIEKGIFTAEEHRRFTEFAEHIGPAPAARLVARAWLDPDFKALALAEPMTASKEVGVDWMEPTGFGTPSDFTAFSILADTPTVHNVIVCALCSCYPRPILGNSPEWYRTPNYRRRLVRWPRQVLAEFGLYLPDDVEVRVQDSNQKHRFMVMPMRPDGTDGWTEDQLAEIVTRDSLIGVALPKPGVTSNVIVDTRPAVHPAAD; the protein is encoded by the coding sequence GTGAGCCACGACCACGACCACGGCGACCACGACCACGACCGGACCGTGAAACCAATGGTCGACGAGATCACCGACTTCGAGGTGCTCGAGATCGCGCTGCGCGAACTGTGCATCGAGAAGGGCATCTTCACTGCCGAGGAGCACCGTCGCTTCACCGAGTTCGCCGAACACATCGGCCCTGCTCCGGCCGCCCGCCTGGTCGCCCGCGCGTGGCTCGACCCCGACTTCAAGGCCCTCGCCCTGGCCGAGCCGATGACGGCCAGCAAGGAGGTGGGCGTCGACTGGATGGAGCCCACCGGCTTCGGCACGCCCAGCGACTTCACGGCGTTCTCGATCCTGGCGGACACCCCCACGGTGCACAACGTCATCGTCTGCGCACTGTGTTCGTGCTATCCGCGGCCCATTCTCGGCAACTCGCCGGAGTGGTACCGCACGCCGAACTACCGTCGCCGTCTCGTCCGGTGGCCGCGGCAGGTGCTCGCCGAGTTCGGTCTCTACCTGCCCGACGACGTCGAGGTGCGCGTTCAGGACTCCAACCAGAAGCACCGCTTCATGGTGATGCCGATGCGTCCCGACGGCACCGACGGCTGGACCGAGGATCAGCTCGCCGAGATCGTCACCCGGGACAGTCTCATCGGCGTCGCCCTGCCGAAGCCAGGGGTCACGTCCAACGTGATCGTCGACACCCGGCCCGCCGTCCATCCCGCCGCCGACTGA
- a CDS encoding thiocyanate hydrolase translates to MAAKYGVENPVPPWKTSLDGLCDALDKSSCESAAPDFAQRRDEEDALSASVYSTLPYPESQLMSLAHSLMVRGIITEPELRQRLAAVRARLES, encoded by the coding sequence ATGGCGGCCAAGTACGGCGTCGAGAATCCGGTGCCGCCCTGGAAGACCAGTCTCGACGGTCTCTGCGACGCCCTCGACAAGTCGTCGTGCGAGTCGGCCGCCCCCGACTTCGCGCAGCGGCGCGACGAGGAGGACGCCCTGTCGGCGAGCGTGTACTCCACGCTGCCCTACCCGGAGAGTCAGCTGATGTCGCTGGCCCACTCGCTGATGGTCCGCGGGATCATCACCGAGCCGGAACTCCGTCAGCGGCTGGCTGCGGTGCGGGCGCGGCTGGAGTCCTGA
- a CDS encoding acyltransferase family protein produces the protein MAFTKPASDVPEVAGETNPGRDRAVDVARLGALVVVMFGHCALLLATIDTRGLRIGNLLGEIPDLAPLTWVAQIMPLFFLAGGAAGAYGWRPGTPWGAWLFTRAQRLCRPAFWYLAAWTVGVLVVRVVLGPASAAGIGRESVALLWFLGVYLVALAFVPALMRLGSWRGVAAAVVGLIAAAAVVDGIRVAVGTPWAGAANLLIVWLIPVVIGVGYAKKVVLPRPALVVAAAALAAQVVVALAGPYEVALVVTGAERMSNVSPPTLLLALHCTWMSCAFVAASGPIRRWASRPRVWRVVATGNGGAMTIYLWHIPAIAAATFALHAVGLDAYQVDAPGFWGLLALRAVVFAVVMAAAFWLLSPLEHRRLPWWDATSTATGVRSTLAGVFVCAAGVALVLMAKNGLTGVDGWGSLGCFLAAAAAARVSIGSSATQDSSRARTAASR, from the coding sequence ATGGCCTTCACCAAGCCCGCGTCGGACGTACCCGAGGTCGCCGGCGAGACCAACCCGGGACGCGACCGCGCCGTGGACGTCGCCCGGCTTGGCGCCCTAGTGGTCGTCATGTTCGGGCACTGCGCGCTACTGCTCGCGACCATCGACACCCGCGGGCTGCGCATCGGCAACCTGCTCGGCGAGATACCCGATCTCGCCCCGCTCACGTGGGTGGCGCAGATCATGCCGCTGTTCTTCCTCGCGGGTGGCGCCGCGGGCGCCTACGGATGGCGGCCCGGCACGCCCTGGGGCGCCTGGCTCTTCACGCGCGCCCAACGCCTGTGCCGACCGGCGTTCTGGTACCTCGCGGCGTGGACGGTCGGCGTGCTCGTCGTGCGCGTCGTGCTCGGACCGGCGTCCGCGGCGGGCATCGGGCGCGAATCGGTGGCGCTGCTGTGGTTCCTCGGCGTCTACCTGGTCGCCCTGGCGTTCGTACCGGCGCTGATGCGCCTAGGGTCGTGGCGCGGCGTCGCGGCCGCAGTCGTGGGTCTCATCGCCGCCGCGGCGGTCGTCGACGGGATCCGCGTCGCGGTCGGCACACCGTGGGCCGGCGCGGCCAACCTGCTGATCGTCTGGCTCATTCCCGTCGTCATCGGCGTGGGCTACGCCAAGAAGGTGGTGCTACCACGCCCGGCACTGGTGGTGGCGGCTGCCGCTCTGGCCGCCCAGGTGGTCGTCGCGCTGGCGGGACCCTACGAGGTGGCACTGGTGGTGACCGGCGCCGAGCGGATGTCCAACGTGTCACCGCCCACGCTGCTGCTCGCGCTGCACTGCACCTGGATGTCCTGCGCCTTCGTCGCCGCGTCCGGCCCGATCCGGCGATGGGCGAGCCGGCCGCGGGTGTGGCGGGTGGTCGCCACGGGCAACGGCGGAGCAATGACCATCTACCTCTGGCACATCCCGGCGATCGCCGCCGCCACCTTCGCGCTACACGCCGTCGGCCTCGACGCCTACCAGGTCGATGCCCCGGGGTTCTGGGGGCTGCTCGCGTTGCGGGCCGTGGTGTTCGCAGTCGTCATGGCGGCCGCGTTCTGGTTGCTCTCACCGCTGGAACACCGTCGGCTGCCGTGGTGGGACGCCACCAGCACCGCCACCGGGGTCAGGTCGACACTCGCCGGCGTGTTCGTCTGCGCGGCGGGCGTCGCGCTGGTCCTGATGGCCAAGAACGGGCTGACCGGCGTGGACGGGTGGGGGTCGCTGGGATGCTTCCTCGCCGCCGCGGCGGCGGCGCGGGTCAGCATCGGGTCGTCGGCGACTCAGGACTCCAGCCGCGCCCGCACCGCAGCCAGCCGCTGA
- a CDS encoding GPR1/FUN34/YaaH family transporter: MTSVADRIEAPPAVDHPVTPPRPEGNPGLIGLPLIIPGAIGLGATNTGLVSASAAAIPVLVSATAIGLLVTTIWSAALRQNVNATIYGTFFGFYGSYGVLALGFAHDWFGIAESDVRQTTALWLASWLLSIGLLTALTIRLPWLYPAVLAIVDLALVLLLIGNQTGSTAANQAAGWLIFAFAGIVVYFYFAALWEELGGVALPLGRVLVGSD, encoded by the coding sequence ATGACCAGTGTCGCGGACCGAATCGAAGCCCCACCCGCAGTCGACCACCCCGTCACGCCACCGAGACCCGAGGGCAATCCCGGGCTGATCGGGCTGCCGCTCATCATCCCGGGCGCCATCGGGCTGGGTGCGACCAACACCGGGCTCGTAAGCGCGTCCGCGGCAGCGATACCCGTCCTCGTCTCTGCGACGGCGATCGGGCTGCTGGTCACCACCATTTGGTCGGCGGCACTGCGGCAGAACGTCAACGCGACGATCTACGGCACGTTCTTCGGCTTCTACGGCAGCTACGGCGTTCTGGCACTTGGCTTCGCTCACGACTGGTTCGGCATCGCCGAGAGTGACGTGCGTCAGACCACCGCCCTGTGGCTGGCCAGCTGGCTGCTGTCGATCGGCCTGCTGACCGCGCTCACGATCCGGCTGCCGTGGCTGTACCCGGCCGTACTGGCCATCGTGGACCTGGCGCTGGTGCTGCTTCTGATCGGCAATCAGACCGGGAGCACCGCGGCGAACCAGGCTGCGGGCTGGCTGATCTTCGCCTTCGCCGGCATCGTCGTCTACTTCTACTTCGCCGCGCTGTGGGAGGAACTCGGAGGCGTTGCGCTGCCGCTGGGCCGCGTCTTGGTCGGGTCGGACTGA
- a CDS encoding DUF4436 family protein yields MTANPTMRNGRRSIARGLALCVAVILTIALSLGGYLASREATEAPSIVFGEDETTADRVDIAAWVTRVDVESQTVAITLADVRPQGSLARPDGTFTDGARLETNAVRNEPVDVAAGDSLPNLEQSFAMNGAVTDFPFDRYTSYLSLRMTGADGTEIPLSVTIWSTDAFFVISPAYDPEQDDWLNIDLDVERSTPTLVFGVFIMVLMLGLSFAAALAAYYVIRHRQGFHLGAYGLMAALLFAMVPLRSAIPGNPPIGSVIDFMAFFIAEAIISISLITSVVVGYRHQMQIDRTVR; encoded by the coding sequence ATGACGGCCAACCCGACGATGCGCAACGGCCGGCGTTCGATCGCCAGGGGACTGGCCCTGTGCGTGGCCGTGATCCTGACGATCGCGCTGAGCCTTGGCGGCTATCTCGCGAGTCGCGAGGCCACCGAGGCGCCCTCGATCGTCTTCGGCGAGGACGAGACCACCGCCGACCGCGTCGACATCGCGGCATGGGTGACCCGGGTCGACGTCGAGAGTCAGACCGTCGCCATCACGCTGGCCGACGTGCGGCCTCAGGGCTCGCTGGCCCGACCCGACGGGACGTTCACCGACGGCGCGAGACTCGAGACCAACGCGGTGCGCAACGAACCCGTCGACGTGGCTGCGGGTGACTCGTTGCCGAACCTGGAGCAGTCCTTCGCCATGAACGGGGCCGTCACCGACTTCCCGTTCGATCGGTACACGTCGTACCTGTCCCTTCGCATGACGGGTGCCGACGGCACCGAAATCCCACTGTCGGTGACCATCTGGAGCACCGACGCGTTCTTCGTGATCTCTCCGGCCTACGACCCGGAACAAGACGACTGGCTCAACATCGACCTCGACGTGGAACGCAGCACGCCCACGCTGGTGTTCGGGGTCTTCATCATGGTGCTCATGCTCGGGCTCTCGTTCGCCGCCGCACTTGCCGCGTACTACGTGATCCGCCACCGCCAGGGCTTCCACCTCGGCGCCTACGGCTTGATGGCGGCCCTGCTCTTCGCAATGGTGCCGCTGCGCAGCGCGATACCGGGAAACCCGCCGATCGGCTCGGTGATCGACTTCATGGCCTTCTTCATCGCCGAGGCCATCATCTCCATCTCTCTGATCACCAGCGTGGTGGTCGGCTACCGGCATCAGATGCAGATCGACCGCACGGTTCGGTGA
- a CDS encoding DMT family transporter, whose translation MTGAVTGHRPENLPVAAGLTTAAFFCVALVGALAKVSGQYTSTGVLLLFQNLICFLFIVPVVLRNGPSSLRTSKIGLHVLRAVAGTACWYALFFAIARIPLANATLLTYSAPLWMPLIAWLVTRQRVSTATWAGAVLGFAGVVLVLQPQGHSFDVGELSAFAGAILLAVAMMSVRWLGATEPITRVLFYYFLLSTVLSVPIAVLDWEPIPSQALGWLIGLGFAQLASQILIVLAYRYASAEKVGPFIYSVIVFTAVLDWIVWGQVPSATTYLGMVLVIGGGLVAVRARRAPTAPEEAPR comes from the coding sequence GTGACCGGCGCCGTCACGGGTCACCGGCCCGAGAACCTGCCAGTCGCAGCGGGTCTCACGACCGCAGCGTTCTTCTGCGTCGCTCTGGTCGGTGCGCTGGCCAAGGTCTCGGGGCAGTACACGTCGACCGGCGTCCTGCTGCTGTTCCAGAACCTGATCTGCTTCCTCTTCATCGTGCCCGTCGTCCTGCGCAACGGCCCGTCGTCGCTGCGGACCTCCAAGATCGGGCTGCACGTGCTGCGCGCCGTCGCGGGTACCGCTTGCTGGTATGCACTGTTCTTCGCCATAGCCCGCATTCCGCTCGCGAACGCGACCCTGCTGACCTACAGCGCACCACTGTGGATGCCGCTCATCGCGTGGCTCGTCACGCGACAGCGGGTGTCGACGGCGACCTGGGCGGGCGCCGTCCTCGGCTTCGCCGGTGTGGTCCTGGTACTGCAGCCCCAGGGGCACAGCTTCGACGTCGGGGAACTGTCGGCCTTCGCCGGAGCGATTCTGCTTGCCGTGGCGATGATGTCGGTCCGCTGGCTGGGCGCGACCGAACCCATCACCCGTGTCCTGTTCTACTACTTCCTGCTGTCTACCGTCCTGTCGGTGCCGATCGCGGTGCTCGACTGGGAGCCGATCCCGTCGCAGGCCCTTGGCTGGTTGATCGGGCTCGGCTTCGCCCAGCTGGCGTCGCAGATACTCATCGTGCTGGCCTACCGCTACGCCTCGGCGGAGAAGGTCGGCCCGTTCATCTACAGCGTGATCGTGTTCACCGCAGTGCTCGACTGGATCGTATGGGGCCAAGTACCCTCGGCCACCACGTATCTCGGCATGGTCCTGGTGATCGGTGGCGGCCTGGTCGCCGTCCGGGCGAGGCGCGCGCCGACTGCCCCGGAGGAGGCACCACGATGA